Proteins from one Thermococcus sp. M36 genomic window:
- the nadC gene encoding carboxylating nicotinate-nucleotide diphosphorylase, which produces MVPIEYLLKFIHEDAPFGDVTSEAVIPAGMKVKAVIIAKQNGIIAGVEEAKALFEHFGVKAEVKKRDGEDVKKGDVILELEGNARLILLVERTALNIMGRMSGIATEVKRLTERVKAMNPKVRIAGTRKTLLKPLDKRAILIGGGEPHRFSLSDAILIKDNHLALVPLKDAIRRAKEFSIYKVVEVEVETLEDALKAARAGADVVMLDNMTPREIAETVEALRREGLRDRVKIEVSGGITPENITEYAKLDIDVISLGYLTHSVRNFDVSLEIIGKA; this is translated from the coding sequence ATGGTGCCAATTGAGTATCTCCTCAAGTTCATCCACGAGGATGCCCCCTTCGGCGACGTCACGAGCGAGGCGGTCATTCCAGCCGGCATGAAGGTCAAGGCCGTCATCATAGCTAAGCAAAACGGTATTATAGCCGGCGTGGAAGAGGCGAAGGCGCTCTTCGAGCACTTCGGTGTTAAGGCAGAAGTCAAAAAGAGGGACGGGGAGGATGTCAAAAAAGGAGACGTTATCCTCGAGCTTGAGGGTAACGCCCGCTTGATTCTCCTCGTCGAGAGGACTGCCCTGAATATAATGGGCAGGATGAGCGGCATAGCGACCGAAGTTAAGAGGCTAACAGAGAGGGTCAAAGCCATGAACCCGAAGGTTCGCATTGCCGGAACCAGAAAGACCCTCCTCAAGCCGCTGGACAAGAGGGCGATACTCATCGGCGGCGGGGAGCCCCACCGCTTCTCTCTCAGCGACGCAATACTCATAAAGGACAACCATCTCGCTCTGGTTCCGCTGAAGGATGCCATACGGCGCGCCAAGGAGTTCAGCATTTACAAGGTTGTCGAGGTGGAGGTCGAAACCTTAGAGGATGCACTCAAAGCCGCCAGGGCCGGGGCGGACGTGGTGATGCTCGACAATATGACACCCAGAGAAATAGCTGAGACAGTTGAGGCACTGAGGCGCGAGGGCCTCCGCGATAGGGTGAAGATCGAGGTTAGCGGAGGAATAACGCCCGAGAACATCACGGAATACGCTAAACTCGACATAGACGTCATAAGCCTCGGTTACCTCACGCACTCGGTCAGGAACTTCGATGTGAGCCTAGAGATAATTGGAAAGGCCTGA
- the pdxS gene encoding pyridoxal 5'-phosphate synthase lyase subunit PdxS: MGKLEVIERKGTERLKRGFAKMVKGGVIMDVTNAEQARIAEEAGAVSVMALHKVPADIRKAGGVARMAPVEKIREIMDAVTIPVMAKVRIGHVAEARILEALGVDMIDESEVLTPSDPFFHIDKREFNVPFVCGARNLGEAVRRIWEGSAMIRTKGEAGTGNIVEAVRHVRLVADNIRLLQRMTDEQVYAVAEKFAEPYLRLALEVREISGLPRQVLENEPIYGHYTYREIVDGLYKILLEIKKLGRLPVVNFAAGGVATPADAALMMQMGMDGVFVGSGIFKSSNPPKMARAIVEAVNHWDEPEVLIEISREIGEPMRGKAIEELEVRLEKRGV; encoded by the coding sequence ATGGGGAAGCTTGAGGTTATTGAAAGAAAGGGAACCGAGAGGCTGAAGAGGGGCTTTGCCAAGATGGTGAAGGGCGGGGTCATAATGGATGTCACCAACGCCGAGCAGGCGAGGATAGCCGAGGAGGCCGGCGCGGTCTCGGTAATGGCCCTCCACAAAGTTCCTGCGGACATAAGGAAGGCCGGCGGAGTAGCGAGGATGGCCCCGGTGGAGAAGATAAGGGAGATAATGGACGCGGTTACGATTCCGGTGATGGCAAAGGTCAGGATTGGCCACGTCGCAGAGGCGAGGATTCTCGAGGCCCTGGGCGTTGACATGATAGACGAAAGCGAGGTTCTGACTCCTTCAGACCCGTTCTTCCACATAGACAAGCGTGAGTTCAATGTGCCCTTCGTCTGCGGTGCGAGGAACCTCGGCGAAGCTGTAAGGAGGATATGGGAGGGCTCGGCCATGATAAGGACGAAGGGCGAGGCCGGGACTGGGAACATCGTGGAGGCGGTCAGGCACGTCCGCCTCGTGGCCGACAACATAAGACTCCTCCAGAGGATGACCGATGAGCAGGTTTATGCCGTTGCCGAAAAGTTCGCCGAGCCCTACCTGAGGCTGGCCCTCGAAGTGAGGGAGATAAGCGGCCTCCCGAGGCAGGTTCTCGAGAACGAGCCGATCTACGGCCACTACACCTACCGCGAGATAGTTGACGGCCTTTACAAGATTCTCCTGGAAATAAAGAAGCTCGGAAGGCTTCCGGTTGTGAACTTCGCGGCTGGAGGCGTAGCTACCCCCGCGGATGCCGCTTTAATGATGCAGATGGGTATGGATGGAGTATTTGTCGGCTCCGGAATCTTCAAGAGCTCCAACCCACCGAAGATGGCCCGCGCTATAGTTGAAGCCGTCAACCACTGGGACGAGCCGGAGGTTCTCATTGAGATAAGCAGGGAGATCGGCGAGCCGATGCGCGGGAAGGCCATAGAGGAGCTTGAGGTTCGCCTCGAAAAGAGGGGCGTCTGA
- the pdxT gene encoding pyridoxal 5'-phosphate synthase glutaminase subunit PdxT, producing the protein MVRVGVIGLQGDVSEHIEAAKRALENLGVSGEVIWLRKPNHLEGISAIIIPGGESTTISRLVVRNGLFEPLKKLGEEGLPIMGTCAGLIMLSKEVIGATPEQKFLELLDVKTNRNAYGRQVDSFEAPVKLAFSDDPFPGVFIRAPRIVELLSDRVKPVAWLGDRIVGVEQDNIIGLEFHPELTDDTRVHEYFLEKAI; encoded by the coding sequence ATGGTCAGAGTTGGCGTCATCGGCCTCCAGGGCGATGTGAGCGAACACATCGAGGCGGCTAAAAGGGCCCTAGAAAACCTTGGAGTTTCAGGGGAGGTAATCTGGCTCAGAAAACCAAACCACCTCGAAGGCATTTCCGCCATAATAATCCCCGGCGGCGAGAGCACGACCATCTCAAGGCTCGTGGTGAGGAACGGCCTCTTCGAGCCCCTGAAAAAGCTCGGTGAGGAAGGCCTGCCCATAATGGGTACATGCGCCGGCCTGATAATGCTCTCAAAGGAGGTAATAGGTGCCACGCCCGAGCAGAAGTTCCTTGAGCTGCTCGATGTGAAAACCAACAGGAACGCATACGGAAGGCAGGTGGACAGCTTTGAAGCACCTGTAAAGTTGGCCTTCAGCGACGACCCCTTCCCCGGCGTCTTCATCCGCGCCCCGAGGATAGTCGAGCTCCTCAGCGACAGGGTGAAGCCGGTAGCGTGGCTCGGAGACAGAATAGTTGGCGTTGAGCAGGACAACATCATCGGCCTTGAGTTCCACCCGGAGCTGACGGACGACACGAGGGTTCACGAGTACTTCCTGGAGAAGGCAATATAA
- the fdhF gene encoding formate dehydrogenase subunit alpha: MFTGGSVEDPKTVVCPYCGFGCKLLVDPRTMRVKPHRGEPNRGKLCPKGLHATEFVLSGDRLKRPLKREGSKMRPISWGQAIEEIAGKLLEIRELYGADAVAFMASSKVSNEENYLLQKIARLFGTNNIDNCARLCHEASVHALKMTVGAGAQTNPYEDLESFNAILIWGYNPAETHPVVMDYILRAKRKGAKVIVVDVRETRTMAFADYRLVIRPGTDIALANAIMHVIIREELYDDEFIRTRTTGFSEVRMAVRKYTPEYAEKVTGVPSELIREVARVFALAGSGAIMWGMGLTQHVSGVENVLAVIDIALLLGYIGEKGGLYPMRGQNNVQGAAYMGALSEFLPGYVPLTDEKFRKRVASLWGVDDLPVERGLYLTELWDAIEEGDVKALYIVGENPAVSEANFMRVRKTLRKLDLLVVQDVFMTRTAKYAHYILPASAFCEKSGSYMNSERRIQWSHKVCEPYADSKPDWEILTMLGKALGLPGFDYRAVEEITAEYFRLFPSLEERTVEELKNSDGIFLPRKRLHTWEFATPDGRARLIAVEQVQPWEKPDGDYPFVLTTVRLISHYNTGEMTLRSPSLVRLMGEPKVLINEDDAKRLGIHDGDWVEIETKRGKIRMKAKLGRIPSGVVAVSFHFKANKITSPALNKAGTPELKFSAARLRKLRSGKPTLDTHP, encoded by the coding sequence ATGTTTACAGGTGGTAGTGTGGAGGATCCCAAGACCGTCGTGTGCCCCTACTGCGGCTTTGGCTGCAAGCTTCTCGTTGATCCCAGGACGATGCGGGTTAAACCCCACCGAGGCGAGCCGAACAGGGGTAAGCTCTGTCCCAAGGGGCTTCATGCGACGGAGTTCGTTCTTTCTGGGGACAGGCTTAAACGCCCCCTGAAGCGTGAGGGCTCTAAGATGAGGCCGATAAGCTGGGGGCAGGCCATCGAGGAGATAGCGGGCAAGCTCCTCGAAATCCGTGAGCTGTACGGGGCCGATGCCGTTGCCTTTATGGCATCATCCAAGGTGAGCAACGAGGAGAACTACCTCCTCCAGAAGATAGCGCGCCTCTTCGGCACCAACAACATAGACAACTGCGCCCGTCTCTGCCACGAGGCGAGTGTCCACGCCCTCAAGATGACGGTCGGCGCGGGGGCGCAGACGAACCCCTACGAAGACCTGGAGAGCTTCAACGCGATACTCATCTGGGGCTACAACCCGGCAGAGACGCACCCGGTGGTTATGGACTACATCCTGCGGGCGAAGAGAAAGGGGGCAAAGGTTATCGTCGTTGACGTCAGGGAAACCAGGACGATGGCCTTCGCCGATTACCGGCTCGTGATAAGGCCTGGGACTGATATAGCCCTCGCCAACGCCATAATGCATGTGATAATCAGGGAGGAGCTCTACGATGACGAGTTCATAAGGACGCGGACGACGGGCTTCTCCGAGGTAAGGATGGCCGTAAGAAAGTACACCCCTGAGTATGCTGAAAAAGTTACGGGAGTCCCCTCGGAGCTCATCAGGGAAGTCGCAAGAGTCTTCGCCCTGGCCGGAAGCGGTGCAATAATGTGGGGCATGGGCCTGACCCAGCACGTCTCGGGGGTCGAGAACGTCCTGGCGGTCATAGACATAGCACTCCTCCTCGGCTACATCGGCGAGAAGGGTGGTCTCTATCCAATGCGCGGCCAGAACAACGTTCAGGGAGCGGCCTACATGGGCGCTCTCAGTGAGTTCCTGCCGGGCTACGTCCCGCTGACGGACGAAAAGTTCAGAAAGAGGGTCGCCTCGCTGTGGGGTGTCGATGACCTGCCAGTTGAGAGGGGCCTCTACCTGACGGAGCTGTGGGACGCCATAGAGGAGGGCGATGTTAAAGCGCTCTACATCGTCGGCGAGAATCCAGCGGTGAGCGAGGCTAACTTCATGAGGGTCAGAAAAACCCTCAGGAAGCTCGACCTCCTCGTCGTCCAGGATGTCTTCATGACGAGGACGGCAAAATACGCCCATTACATTCTTCCCGCCAGTGCCTTCTGCGAGAAGAGCGGGAGTTACATGAACAGTGAGAGAAGAATCCAGTGGAGCCACAAGGTCTGCGAGCCCTATGCGGACTCAAAGCCCGACTGGGAGATACTGACGATGCTCGGAAAAGCCCTTGGCCTGCCGGGCTTCGATTATAGGGCCGTTGAGGAGATAACCGCGGAGTACTTCCGGCTCTTCCCCTCGCTGGAGGAGAGGACCGTTGAGGAGCTAAAGAACTCGGACGGAATATTCCTTCCGAGGAAGAGGCTCCACACCTGGGAGTTCGCGACCCCGGACGGTAGGGCCCGGCTCATAGCGGTGGAGCAGGTGCAGCCCTGGGAGAAGCCGGACGGGGATTACCCCTTCGTCCTAACGACGGTGAGGTTGATAAGCCACTACAACACGGGTGAGATGACGCTCAGGAGCCCCTCGCTCGTCAGGCTGATGGGAGAACCTAAGGTGCTAATAAACGAAGACGACGCGAAGAGGCTCGGAATCCATGACGGTGACTGGGTCGAGATTGAGACGAAGCGCGGGAAGATTAGAATGAAAGCTAAGCTCGGCAGGATTCCCTCCGGGGTAGTTGCGGTTTCCTTCCACTTCAAGGCAAACAAAATAACAAGCCCTGCCCTGAACAAAGCAGGAACGCCGGAGCTCAAGTTTTCCGCCGCGAGGTTGAGGAAGCTCAGAAGCGGAAAGCCCACTCTGGATACTCACCCGTGA
- the purF gene encoding amidophosphoribosyltransferase gives MREKCGIFAAVTENAAKKAYYALISLQHRGQESAGISAWRHRIKTVAGRGLVSEVFRNGELAKLRSNLAIAHVRYSTSGSLTETQPLEVSCCGKRLALAHNGTLTNFLPLRRHYERLGVRFSHSIDSELLGVSFLWHLQETGDEFEAMREVFNEVKGAYSVAFLFDGKILVARDPVGFRPLSYGIGEGHYFASEDSALRLFVNESNEGKIRDVKPGEVFLVDGDGVESRVLAKETHRHCVFEYIYFARPDSTIDGVNVYTARVRMGHELAKESPADGDVVIAVPDSGRAAALGFSQESGIPYSEGLIKNRYIGRTFITPGQFYRELKVKLKLSPVRDVIEGRRVVLVDDSIVRGTTMRRIVSMLKKAGAEEVHVRIASPPIRYPCYMGVDIPTRHELIAAFGSVDRVRASIGADSLAYLSVEGLKKAVGRRDLCTACLTGEYPEWAFRF, from the coding sequence ATGAGGGAGAAGTGCGGTATCTTCGCGGCGGTGACGGAAAACGCGGCAAAGAAAGCATACTATGCCCTTATTTCCCTCCAGCACCGCGGCCAGGAGAGCGCGGGAATAAGCGCTTGGAGGCACAGGATTAAAACAGTGGCCGGGCGGGGCCTCGTCTCAGAGGTCTTCAGGAACGGCGAGCTGGCAAAGCTGAGGTCGAACCTTGCGATAGCCCACGTCCGCTACTCCACTTCCGGCTCCCTCACAGAGACTCAGCCGCTCGAGGTCTCCTGCTGCGGGAAGAGGCTTGCTTTGGCTCACAACGGTACCCTCACGAATTTTCTTCCCCTGAGGAGGCACTACGAGAGACTTGGTGTTAGGTTCAGTCATTCTATAGATTCCGAGCTCCTTGGCGTTTCCTTCCTCTGGCACCTGCAAGAGACGGGGGATGAGTTTGAGGCCATGCGGGAAGTTTTCAATGAGGTCAAAGGCGCCTATTCAGTCGCGTTCCTCTTTGACGGCAAAATACTCGTCGCAAGAGACCCCGTCGGCTTCAGACCGCTGAGCTACGGCATTGGGGAAGGCCACTACTTTGCCTCCGAAGATTCGGCCCTGAGACTCTTCGTTAACGAGTCCAATGAGGGAAAAATAAGGGACGTGAAGCCCGGGGAAGTTTTTCTGGTAGATGGGGACGGTGTTGAGAGTAGAGTCCTGGCAAAGGAAACACACCGCCACTGCGTCTTCGAGTACATCTACTTCGCCCGGCCGGACAGCACCATAGACGGAGTGAACGTCTATACGGCGAGGGTCAGAATGGGCCATGAACTTGCAAAGGAAAGCCCTGCCGATGGAGACGTCGTCATAGCGGTTCCCGACTCCGGAAGGGCAGCCGCTCTGGGCTTTTCCCAGGAAAGCGGCATCCCATACTCCGAGGGGCTCATAAAGAACCGCTACATCGGAAGGACGTTCATAACCCCGGGCCAGTTCTACCGCGAGCTGAAGGTCAAGCTCAAGCTCTCACCGGTCAGGGACGTTATAGAGGGAAGGAGGGTCGTCCTCGTGGACGACTCGATAGTGAGGGGAACCACGATGAGACGGATTGTCTCGATGCTGAAAAAAGCGGGAGCGGAGGAGGTGCACGTTCGCATAGCTTCCCCGCCGATAAGATACCCCTGCTACATGGGCGTGGACATACCAACGAGGCACGAGCTGATAGCGGCCTTCGGGAGCGTGGACAGGGTCAGGGCGAGCATAGGGGCCGATAGCCTGGCGTACCTCAGCGTCGAGGGGCTGAAGAAAGCAGTTGGGAGGAGAGACCTCTGCACCGCCTGTCTCACGGGTGAGTATCCAGAGTGGGCTTTCCGCTTCTGA
- the purC gene encoding phosphoribosylaminoimidazolesuccinocarboxamide synthase produces the protein MEVYEGKAKRIIPLDDGKVVMEFKDDATAFDGGKKARFRGKGWLNAQISAYLFKVLERNEIKTHFIGVAGDNRLIVEKLRMYPVEVVVRNVVAGSLKKRLPLEEGTELREPIVELYYKDDTLHDPMINRYHARVLGISEEEIREMERIALRVNEILREYFKEKGIILVDFKLEFGKNERGEIVLGDEISPDTCRFWDAETGRSLDKDVFRFDKGDLVKAYEELYERLTGSSLS, from the coding sequence ATGGAAGTATACGAAGGCAAGGCTAAAAGGATCATCCCCCTCGACGATGGAAAGGTTGTTATGGAGTTTAAGGACGATGCTACCGCCTTCGACGGGGGTAAGAAGGCCCGGTTCAGGGGAAAGGGCTGGCTGAACGCCCAGATAAGCGCCTACCTCTTCAAAGTGCTTGAGAGGAACGAGATAAAGACCCACTTCATCGGAGTCGCGGGTGACAACAGGCTAATAGTCGAGAAGCTGAGGATGTACCCGGTGGAGGTAGTCGTCAGGAACGTCGTTGCCGGAAGCCTGAAAAAGCGTCTCCCCCTTGAGGAGGGCACCGAGCTCCGAGAGCCGATAGTGGAGCTTTACTACAAGGACGACACCCTCCACGACCCGATGATAAACCGATACCACGCGAGGGTTCTGGGGATAAGCGAGGAGGAGATAAGGGAGATGGAACGTATAGCCCTGAGGGTGAACGAAATCCTGAGGGAGTACTTCAAAGAGAAAGGCATCATCCTGGTAGACTTCAAGCTTGAGTTCGGGAAGAACGAGCGTGGAGAGATAGTCCTTGGGGATGAGATAAGCCCTGACACCTGCCGCTTCTGGGACGCCGAAACCGGGAGGAGTCTCGACAAGGACGTCTTCAGGTTTGATAAGGGCGACCTCGTTAAAGCTTACGAGGAGCTCTACGAGCGCCTTACGGGCAGTTCGCTCTCATAG
- the purM gene encoding phosphoribosylformylglycinamidine cyclo-ligase — protein sequence MLTYAQAGVDDEKTSKALKGIISLAKATFESRRGKLGEPSGIGHYAALMDFGSFYLTMTTDGVGTKVLVAEAVGKFDTIGIDMIAMNVNDLLCVGAEPVALVDYLAVKEPDEGVFSEIAKGLYEGAKQAGIAIVGGETAVMPDLINGFDLAGTAIGVVEKDGVITGEKIKPGDVVLGVSSSGIHSNGLTLARKLLIPKYGLDYEYEGRKLWEWLLEPTRIYVKPILELLESVEVHGLAHITGGGLLNLKRLTDYGFSLEMPPVDGIFRLIHENGVPLEEMFRVFNMGVGMVAVVPREERDEAIEVLNRCFESFDLGVVTEGPGVRVENYGVTL from the coding sequence ATGCTGACCTATGCCCAGGCGGGAGTCGATGATGAAAAGACCTCAAAGGCCCTGAAGGGAATAATCTCGCTTGCAAAGGCGACCTTCGAGTCCAGGCGGGGAAAACTCGGCGAACCGAGCGGGATTGGCCACTACGCGGCGCTGATGGACTTCGGAAGCTTTTACCTGACCATGACCACGGACGGAGTTGGCACAAAGGTGCTCGTTGCTGAGGCCGTTGGAAAGTTCGACACCATAGGAATAGACATGATAGCGATGAACGTGAACGACCTGCTATGCGTCGGTGCAGAGCCCGTTGCACTGGTCGATTACCTGGCCGTTAAGGAGCCGGACGAGGGAGTCTTCAGCGAGATAGCGAAGGGCCTCTATGAGGGGGCAAAGCAAGCGGGAATAGCCATAGTGGGCGGCGAAACGGCTGTAATGCCTGACTTGATAAACGGCTTCGATTTAGCCGGAACCGCCATCGGTGTCGTCGAGAAAGACGGAGTAATAACGGGCGAGAAGATAAAGCCCGGAGACGTGGTCCTTGGAGTTTCCAGCTCAGGGATACATTCAAACGGCCTAACCCTTGCCAGAAAGCTCCTCATCCCGAAGTACGGGCTCGACTACGAGTACGAGGGCAGAAAGCTCTGGGAGTGGCTCCTGGAGCCGACGAGGATTTATGTGAAGCCAATCCTCGAGCTTCTGGAGAGCGTTGAGGTGCACGGTCTGGCCCACATAACAGGCGGAGGGCTTCTCAACTTAAAGCGCCTGACGGATTATGGCTTCTCCCTCGAGATGCCTCCTGTTGACGGTATCTTCAGGCTCATCCACGAGAACGGCGTACCGCTGGAGGAGATGTTCCGTGTATTCAACATGGGCGTTGGGATGGTGGCGGTCGTGCCCCGGGAAGAGAGGGACGAGGCCATTGAAGTCCTCAACCGTTGCTTCGAGAGCTTCGATCTCGGGGTCGTCACGGAGGGGCCCGGCGTAAGGGTGGAGAACTACGGAGTAACGCTTTAA
- the purT gene encoding phosphoribosylglycinamide formyltransferase 2, whose translation MIKLRDELGTAMTDSAQKILLLGSGELGKEIAIEAQRLGVEVIAVDRYANAPAMQVAHRSYVGDMKNADFLWNVVEREKPDAIIPEIEAINLDALFELEKDGYFVVPNAKATWIAMHRERTRETLAKEAKVPTSRYAYATTLDELYDACEEIGYPCHTKAIMSSSGKGSYFVKGPEDVPKAWEEAKKKARGSAEKIIVEEHIDFDVEITELAVRHFDENGEIVTTFPKPVGHYQIDGDYHASWQPAEISEKAEREVYRIAKRITDVLGGLGLFGVEMFVKGDRVWANEVSPRPHDTGMVTLASHPTGFSEFGLHLRAVLGLPVPGKWADGYRLFPLLTPAATHVIKANVSGYSPRFRGLVKALSVPNATVRLFGKPEAYPGRRLGVALAWDRSVGEAKRRAEIVAHSVELRTRSSSWHSQDYEKRMHSVD comes from the coding sequence ATGATTAAGCTCCGTGACGAGCTTGGAACCGCTATGACGGACTCCGCTCAAAAGATACTCCTCCTCGGGAGCGGCGAGCTCGGGAAGGAGATAGCCATCGAGGCCCAGAGGCTCGGTGTGGAAGTTATCGCCGTTGACCGCTACGCCAACGCCCCGGCCATGCAGGTCGCTCACCGCTCCTACGTCGGCGACATGAAGAACGCGGACTTCCTGTGGAATGTTGTGGAGAGGGAGAAGCCTGACGCGATAATTCCGGAGATAGAGGCCATAAACCTCGACGCCCTCTTCGAGCTTGAGAAGGATGGCTACTTCGTTGTCCCGAATGCAAAGGCGACGTGGATAGCGATGCACCGCGAGAGGACGAGGGAAACTCTCGCGAAAGAGGCTAAAGTTCCGACGTCACGCTACGCCTACGCCACGACTCTCGACGAGCTATACGATGCCTGCGAGGAGATAGGCTACCCCTGCCACACCAAGGCCATAATGAGCTCCTCTGGAAAGGGCTCCTACTTTGTGAAAGGCCCAGAGGACGTCCCGAAGGCCTGGGAGGAGGCCAAGAAAAAGGCCCGCGGCAGCGCGGAGAAAATCATAGTCGAGGAGCACATAGACTTTGACGTCGAGATAACCGAGCTGGCTGTGAGGCACTTTGACGAGAACGGTGAAATAGTTACCACCTTCCCCAAACCGGTCGGCCACTACCAGATAGACGGCGACTACCACGCCAGCTGGCAGCCCGCTGAGATAAGCGAGAAGGCCGAGCGCGAAGTTTACCGCATAGCGAAGCGCATCACTGATGTTCTCGGCGGACTGGGGCTCTTTGGTGTGGAGATGTTCGTTAAGGGCGACAGGGTATGGGCCAACGAGGTATCTCCAAGGCCACATGATACTGGAATGGTAACGCTTGCCTCCCACCCGACCGGCTTTTCAGAGTTCGGACTGCATCTGAGGGCGGTTCTTGGACTTCCCGTCCCAGGCAAGTGGGCTGATGGTTACAGACTCTTCCCGCTGCTTACGCCAGCTGCAACCCATGTCATAAAGGCGAACGTCTCCGGATACTCGCCAAGGTTCCGCGGTTTGGTGAAGGCCTTGAGCGTCCCGAACGCGACGGTGAGGCTCTTCGGCAAGCCAGAAGCATATCCCGGGAGAAGGCTTGGTGTTGCGCTGGCGTGGGATAGGAGTGTTGGGGAGGCCAAGAGGAGGGCCGAGATTGTGGCACACTCTGTCGAACTAAGAACCAGAAGTTCCAGCTGGCACTCTCAAGATTATGAGAAGAGGATGCATTCTGTTGATTAA
- the purE gene encoding 5-(carboxyamino)imidazole ribonucleotide mutase, whose translation MKVLVVMGSKSDSHIAEKVTSVLDEFGVSYDVEVASAHRNPKKVEELAKKDYDVFIAIAGLSAALPGVIAAHTLKPVIGVPVSAKLDGLDALLSIAQLPPGVPVATVGIDNGKNAALLAIEILALQNDELRKKLAEYREKMRA comes from the coding sequence ATGAAGGTGCTCGTGGTTATGGGAAGCAAGAGCGACTCCCATATTGCGGAGAAGGTGACCTCGGTTCTCGACGAGTTCGGAGTTTCCTATGACGTTGAAGTCGCCTCGGCCCACAGGAACCCGAAGAAGGTCGAGGAGCTTGCAAAGAAGGATTACGATGTGTTTATAGCCATTGCAGGTCTAAGTGCAGCTTTGCCCGGCGTGATAGCGGCCCACACACTTAAGCCCGTTATCGGCGTTCCCGTCTCAGCAAAGCTCGACGGCCTCGACGCCCTCCTCAGCATTGCCCAGCTACCCCCCGGAGTGCCCGTAGCCACAGTGGGCATAGACAACGGAAAGAACGCGGCGCTACTGGCGATCGAGATTTTGGCACTCCAGAACGATGAACTCAGGAAGAAGCTCGCGGAGTACAGAGAAAAGATGCGGGCATGA